From a region of the Salinispira pacifica genome:
- the fliH gene encoding flagellar assembly protein FliH encodes MAKNVFRNGEFNLSREKVHISPPEAAFPQLSQGNQGAGAAVQELSPVDEVEEYTGPTADELRREAEAFKAQWEEEKARMESEARAKAEQIIQEAETTAFEEVRKKTENAQEEKEKAEEEARKIVEDARAESEKILNESRDKAEGIEKDAFQKGYDEGRESGYDSGRSEVERVIDRLHMIISKTIERRNEVIEESEAQLVQLVLQIAKKVIKVISENQRNVVINNVVQALRKLKTKADVNIRVNIDDLKTTTEHTKELMSRIERVKNVTVMEDSSVDPGGAVIETDFGQIDARISSQLREIEEAIIELMPIASSKRSREPDSLL; translated from the coding sequence ATGGCCAAAAATGTATTCCGAAACGGGGAATTCAACCTGTCCCGGGAAAAAGTGCATATATCTCCGCCTGAAGCCGCCTTTCCCCAGCTATCACAGGGAAACCAGGGGGCGGGAGCCGCAGTGCAGGAGCTGAGTCCGGTGGATGAGGTTGAGGAATATACCGGACCCACAGCCGATGAACTGCGCCGTGAGGCTGAAGCGTTTAAGGCCCAATGGGAAGAGGAAAAAGCCCGGATGGAAAGTGAGGCCAGGGCAAAAGCCGAGCAGATCATTCAGGAGGCCGAAACCACCGCCTTTGAGGAAGTCCGGAAAAAGACGGAAAACGCACAGGAAGAAAAGGAAAAGGCTGAAGAAGAGGCCCGGAAGATCGTGGAAGATGCCCGGGCCGAATCGGAAAAAATACTCAATGAATCCCGTGATAAGGCTGAAGGCATTGAAAAGGATGCCTTTCAGAAAGGCTATGACGAAGGCCGGGAAAGCGGGTACGATTCCGGGCGCTCTGAAGTGGAGCGGGTGATTGACCGGCTTCATATGATTATCAGCAAAACCATCGAACGCAGAAACGAAGTAATTGAAGAAAGCGAAGCCCAGCTGGTTCAACTGGTTCTCCAGATTGCCAAGAAGGTGATCAAGGTGATCAGTGAAAATCAGCGAAATGTGGTGATAAACAATGTGGTTCAGGCACTGAGAAAGCTGAAAACCAAAGCCGATGTAAATATCCGCGTGAATATTGACGACCTGAAAACCACCACAGAACACACGAAAGAACTGATGAGCCGTATTGAACGGGTGAAAAATGTCACCGTAATGGAGGATTCCTCTGTGGATCCCGGCGGTGCGGTGATCGAGACCGACTTCGGTCAGATCGATGCCAGGATTTCATCCCAGCTGCGGGAAATTGAAGAGGCCATCATTGAGCTGATGCCCATTGCCTCTTCAAAGCGGAGCAGAGAGCCTGACAGTCTCCTGTAA
- a CDS encoding FliI/YscN family ATPase: MRRFAKYVETVQSIETILFMGTVQKVRGLLIESHGPQAVVGELCEIYPAAGHEPIYAEVVGLHGNIVQLMPFSEPQGIEVGSSVVASGRRLEVQVSDKLLGRVLNSMGKPIDGKGDIHSGVNYPAMASPPDVLNRKSITEQVSTGIRAIDGLLPVGKGQRMGIFSGSGVGKSTLLGMIARNTSADINVIALIGERGREVREFIEQDLGEEGLKRSVLIVSTSDKPPVARLKAAYIATAVAEYFRDQGNDVMLMFDSVTRFARAQREIGLAIGEAPATRGFPPSVFSTLPRLLERCGTGENGTITGFYTILVDGDDMDEPVADNVRGILDGHMVLSRRLAQAYHYPSIDILDSVSRLAPRISLPEAQKAAGAVRRLMALYRENEDLINIGAYASGSNPELDEAIKRNPSFLRFLQQSITEKSSLRETFQGLSDISGLQIPLPEQEAEENTEAVAEPGSGAGPDGDTESADVQAARE; encoded by the coding sequence ATGAGGCGTTTTGCCAAATATGTTGAGACAGTACAAAGCATAGAAACCATCCTCTTCATGGGTACCGTACAGAAAGTACGGGGACTTCTCATAGAAAGTCACGGCCCCCAGGCAGTGGTCGGCGAACTCTGCGAAATATATCCTGCGGCGGGACACGAACCCATTTATGCGGAGGTTGTGGGTCTTCACGGAAATATTGTGCAGCTCATGCCCTTCAGCGAACCCCAGGGAATTGAAGTGGGGTCCTCGGTTGTAGCCAGCGGCCGCCGCCTTGAGGTGCAGGTTTCGGATAAACTTCTGGGAAGGGTATTGAACTCCATGGGGAAACCCATCGACGGCAAGGGTGATATTCATTCAGGGGTCAATTATCCGGCCATGGCTTCTCCGCCGGATGTCCTTAACAGGAAAAGCATTACAGAACAGGTGAGCACAGGAATCAGGGCCATCGACGGACTTCTCCCGGTTGGGAAGGGGCAGAGGATGGGAATTTTTTCCGGATCGGGGGTTGGTAAATCCACTCTGTTGGGAATGATTGCCCGAAATACTTCTGCCGATATTAATGTGATTGCCCTCATCGGCGAGCGTGGCAGGGAAGTCCGGGAATTTATTGAACAGGATCTTGGCGAGGAGGGGTTGAAGCGTTCGGTACTCATTGTATCCACCAGCGATAAGCCCCCTGTGGCCCGGTTGAAAGCCGCATATATTGCCACGGCTGTAGCCGAATATTTCCGGGATCAGGGAAACGATGTCATGCTCATGTTCGATTCAGTCACCCGGTTTGCCAGGGCCCAGCGGGAGATCGGGCTGGCTATCGGCGAAGCTCCTGCCACCAGAGGGTTCCCCCCTTCGGTGTTTTCCACCCTGCCCAGACTCCTTGAGCGTTGCGGAACCGGAGAAAACGGCACCATTACCGGGTTTTATACCATCCTTGTGGACGGAGATGACATGGATGAACCGGTGGCTGATAATGTGAGGGGAATTCTGGACGGACATATGGTATTAAGCCGCCGTCTTGCCCAGGCATATCATTATCCTTCAATAGACATTCTCGATTCCGTCTCAAGACTGGCTCCCAGAATATCTCTTCCGGAAGCCCAGAAGGCAGCCGGAGCTGTTCGGCGGCTCATGGCTCTGTACCGGGAAAATGAGGATCTGATCAATATCGGAGCCTATGCTTCCGGGAGCAATCCTGAGCTTGATGAGGCAATCAAGCGCAATCCATCTTTTTTACGCTTTCTCCAGCAGAGCATTACTGAAAAGTCTTCCCTGAGGGAAACCTTCCAGGGACTTTCGGATATTTCGGGATTACAGATTCCTCTCCCGGAACAGGAGGCGGAAGAGAATACGGAAGCGGTTGCAGAACCCGGAAGCGGGGCAGGCCCGGACGGGGATACCGAATCTGCTGATGTCCAGGCGGCCCGGGAATGA